Within the Haloplanus sp. GDY1 genome, the region GTGGATATCGAAATGTGACGCGGTAACATCCGCCTGATACACATCGATAGAGGGGTGTCCCCTCCGTAGTCGGTTGAGGAACAGTCCGCGCTCAGGTTTCGTTTCGAATCTGCGCTTTCACGACCGATTCGACTTCCTCGGGCGAGACCATGTCGATTCGAGAGTCCTCGCGAAGCGTCTCGAGAATCGTCTCCGGACGTTCGCCGAACTGGAATTCGAGGAACATTCCGGAGCTGGGACCGTGACTCCGGCGCTCGAAATCGACGAGTGAGTACGTCGTCAACTCCTTCATCTTGTTGACGTAGGTCTCTTGGTGGTATTGATCGGCGTCGATCGAGTCAGTAAGGAACTGATAGACACGGTAGCCGGTCGTACTGCGAGCCGATCCGTCGTCGGTCTGTGCAGCGACGGCTGCCGTCGCGTATAGACAGAGTTTTTTCTGCGTGCTGATGCCGCGAACGACTTCGAGAACGCGGTTTTTCTCGACTTTGTCCTGGGCTTCCCGCACGTGTTCCTCGCGAACGCAGTCGTCACCTTCTCGTTCGGCAAGTTCGCCGGCGACGCGCATCAAGTCGATCGCCTTTCTCGCATCACCGTGTGTTTGTGCGGCGAACGCGGCGGCAAGTGGAATCACGTCGCCATCCAAGACATCGTCGTGGAACGCATCCTGCCGTCGACGCAGAATCGCCTGGAGTTGATTCGCGTCGTAGTCGTCGAAGTGGACGTCTTCCGGAGTGAACGAACTCAACGCACGGCTTCCGACGGACTCCATCATTCGCGCATCGTTCGAGATCGCGACGACAGAGATGTACGCGGTTAGTTCGTCGTTGGCTCCTGCTCGAGACAGTTGGTAAAGTAATCGCGAAAACGCGGGATCTTGCTTATCTCGACGGCCCACCAGCATATCGAGTTCGTCGAGGACGAACACGACGGAATCGAAGTTCTCGTTGACGATGCGGTAGAGTTCGTCCCATTTCTCCTTGGTCGCGACACCATGTTTCGGAACGTCGATGTCGACGCCGGCCTCGTCGGCGGCTTGACTCGCTAGTTCGTAGACGGCAACGCCGAGGGTATCGAGATCTTGGCAGTTGACCTCGATGGTTCCGAATTGAATATCACGAGTCTCACAGATGCGGCTGATATTGTGGCAGACAGCTTTCGTAATGAGCGACTTCCCCGTTCCGGACGGTCCGTAGAGAAAGAGATTCGGCGGACGGTTATCGCCGAGCGCCACGCGCAGCATCTTCGTCACTTCCTGGAGCTGTCCGTCGCGACCGACGATGCGATCCTCTTCGACGACGTAGTTCGGATCGAGGAGTGACCGGTCACGGATCAATCCTTCTTGTTCGTCGAATTCGAGCAGCATGTCCTCGATCGACTGTGACGTATCTTCGTCGGATTCCGTAGTCGACGAAGGAACGGATTCCTGCTCAGAATCTGAGGAACTCGACGCGAGATCGACCTGCGTCGTCTCGTCATCTGTTGACGAGTCGGCCCCCCTCGCCTCAAGATCAGATGGAGAATTCTCGGAGTCCTCGGCACCCATGGCGGAAACCATACAGTCCGACGACAAAAATCTTCCCCACCCCTATCGAAGTGTGATCCGGGGAATCAGTCGATTTTTCTCAAACATATCGCGGCTTCGACTGGAAATTGGCGATGACAACGGAAACGGCTGACGAAGTGTTCCACGACGTTGATGGGAATCGTTGGACAGACACACCCCTCTATCGATGTGTTCGATGTGTTTGGTTCAACCGTGATTCTGTCCATCTTTCACGTCAGAAGTCGTAGTTCGTGAGAAGCGTCGTGTTCTGTCAGTATCGTGCTCTACAAGCCTTGTGATGACGGTTTTCTTGTCAATGATCACGGGACCATCCTCGAGGGATTCTATCTCACCCTGTCAGCATAGATGTCGAACACATCGATAGAGGGGTGTCTGTCTTCTCGACATCTGGCGCGAAGTACTCCCGCGTGTCACTCATACTCCTCTCCCCGACGAAATCCGTCTCAGTATTTCGATTTCTATCGAATTGACTTCGTAGATTGCTGAATGTCACCGACTCTGCGTTGCAGTTCGCTTTGCTCGCGTTTGAGGAGGGCGCTCCCGTGCTACCGCATCAGTTGACTACGGGACGATTTCACGGATGATGTTGAGACACGGATTTTCTGATTGATTAAGCCCAGAGTGGCGGTCAGATCGAACACATCGATAGAGGGGTGTGATTGGATTGAGTGCGTGGTTACCCCACAAAACAGAATGTTCTGGTCTGTGGGGTAACTCGGATCGACGTCTCTCAAACATCGGTCTCTGTAAACGCCGAAAGCTTCGTCATTCGTGTCTCTGCGAGTTCCCGACGAATCTTCGACCGATCCCAGCCTAACGGCGACAGCAAACTTTCGACAGCTCTGACGAGTCCCGTCTCATAGTACGACGGATCGTACGACTCGAACTCCTCGTGAGCCAACGCGACCCGGTCTCGTGAGGATTTCTCGTCGTCGACGACCACGTACGCGATGTCCTGTCCGGGGAGGACAGCGAGGTCGTGATCGCGAGCCCGCTTCAGCGCCGCTACGTTTTGCGTGTTCTGCGTGTACCCTTCGAGCGGCTTGGAGACACGATTCCGTTCGACGAGTTCCGCAACAGGCACCGTTCCAGCGTGGAGCCGCTCGATGGCATCCTGGAGACAATCAAGCACTGCGTCTGGCGACCGGGTCGCGTCGAACCGTTCGAGACAGTTCCGCTGGACGGCCTCGATGAACGGCGGTGTCGAGCGCTGTCGAGCTTCGATCCCTCTGATCTTGAACTCGTCTTCGCCGGTGACCTTCCCGAAGTACTTCGTCAACGCGCCGGCGTCGCTATCGCGCTGTGGGACGAACGCCACCCAGTCATAGTAGGCTTCGTGTTCGAGCCGAATCTCGACGCGTTCCGTGATCTCCATTGCGAGCGTCACGAGGTCCTCCCGTTTCTCGTCGTCGACATCGGAATCCGGTGTCACCCAGATGGAGTCGACGATGCCGTGAACGACCCGCCAGCCGCCGGATTCCAGCTGTCGTTTCGCCTCCAACAGAATCTCGCGAGCAAACGCGTTGATCGCCTCGTGGATTCGGGCTTTCTCGCGGTCGCCCTCGTCGTGCTGTTCGAGCGTGTAGGTTAACACCCAGTCGTCCCCGGATGCGCCGTCAGTCGCCGGATCGAGTGAAATCGTCTTTGCCGGCTCACCCGGGACGGAGTGCCAGGTGTTCGACCGAACCCGTCCGAAGTGACGCGCCGGGTGCGGGTTCCCCGGGTCGAATCGTCGGACATTGCCGATTACGCCTCGCCTATGTCGCCATTCGCTCGCCCCTCGCGCCGACGCATCGACGTCCTAGAGCGCTTTCAAGCCGGGCTTCACGACTCGGCGCCACCAAGCCCATCGGTAGCGGTCGCCCGCCTCGACTTTCTCTAGAGCGCCGTGGACGTCGTACCCGACCGGGTGCCCCGGCATTACCTCGACGACGATCTCCCGCATGGTTGCCGATCCGTGCTCGCGAAGAGTGCCGAGCAGCGTACACGGCGGCCGAACACGCCTCTCACTCACGACCGGCCGGAAAGTGGACATCCTCAAGGGGAGCGCCGATGAGTACCCCGACAACTGCGACTGTTGGGACGCCGACGCCGAGCTCCAGTGTTGGCCGTGCTACCGGGACGGGTTCGAGAAACCGAACCCGAGTGGCAGCGAGAAATGGGACAGCAACGTTGCAATCCATCGGTAACCATCATTGATGTTACAAGAAGTATCATTCGCCGGTCAGTATGCCAAAGTACTGCCCCGCCACTATAGAATACACAAAGCTACCCCATTAGGGAGATACATATGACCCCCTCACTCAATCGGCGGGAAGTACTGAAATCGTTTGGAGGGTTAGCGAGCGTCAGATGGGGTAGTTGACGGAGCAAATGCTGTCTGCCGTGAGTGAGTAGGGTAGTTCTCGAAGATCAAGAATGAGGTCCAATCGAAATTACTGTAATGTAGTATTACA harbors:
- a CDS encoding orc1/cdc6 family replication initiation protein — protein: MGAEDSENSPSDLEARGADSSTDDETTQVDLASSSSDSEQESVPSSTTESDEDTSQSIEDMLLEFDEQEGLIRDRSLLDPNYVVEEDRIVGRDGQLQEVTKMLRVALGDNRPPNLFLYGPSGTGKSLITKAVCHNISRICETRDIQFGTIEVNCQDLDTLGVAVYELASQAADEAGVDIDVPKHGVATKEKWDELYRIVNENFDSVVFVLDELDMLVGRRDKQDPAFSRLLYQLSRAGANDELTAYISVVAISNDARMMESVGSRALSSFTPEDVHFDDYDANQLQAILRRRQDAFHDDVLDGDVIPLAAAFAAQTHGDARKAIDLMRVAGELAEREGDDCVREEHVREAQDKVEKNRVLEVVRGISTQKKLCLYATAAVAAQTDDGSARSTTGYRVYQFLTDSIDADQYHQETYVNKMKELTTYSLVDFERRSHGPSSGMFLEFQFGERPETILETLREDSRIDMVSPEEVESVVKAQIRNET